CGGCCTGATCGAGCCAGCGCCGCGCGAGGAAACCGGCGAAGCCGTAGCAGGTGGTGGCCAGCAGGCAGGCGAGGGCGCCCATCAGCAGCGGCATATCAAACGCCACCGGGCCGGCGCGGGTCAGTACGCCCACCCCGAACAGGCCGAGGAACACGCCACCCAGTTTGGCCGCCGTCAGCCGTTCATGGAAAAACAGACCGCCGATCAACACCCCCATCAGCGGCGTGGTGGCGTTGAAGATCGCCGAGTAACCGGCCGGCAACACCTGGGCTGCGACCGAGTAGAGCGTCGCCGGAATGCCGGAGTTGATCACCCCGAGCAGCATCACGGTTTTCAGCTTGCCCTTGAAATCCCAGCGCACGCGCAGCAGGCCGAGAATCACCAGCAAGCCGACCGCGGCAATCGACACGCGGAAAAACGCCGTGGGAATGGTGCCGATCACCGGGGCGATGATGCGCATGAACAGGAAGCTCGCACCCCAGATGGCCGCCAGCGACAGCAGACGTACAAGATCGACAGGGCTCACGGTGCACTCCTTCCATTGACGGGGGCGAGAGTGTTGCCGAGAGCCCTGTGGATGGCAACCGAAAAACCGGCATCAAATTACAAAGCGTGTCACCAGGCCGTTGAGGTCGATGGCCAGCCGCGACAGTTCCTGGCTGGCGGCCGAAGTCTGGGTGGCACCGGCGGCGGTCTGGGTCGACAGGTCGCGGATGGTCACCAGGTTCTGGTCGACTTCGCGGGCCACCAGCGCCTGTTGTTCGGCGGCGCTGGCGATGACCAGGTTGCGCTCGTTGATCTGCGAAATCGACGCGGTGATTTTTTCCAGGGCGTTGCCGGCGCTGTTGGCCCGACGCAGGGTCTGGTTGGCCTGTTCGGCGCTGCTTTGCAACGCGGTGACCGTGGAGCCGGTGCCCTGCTGGATGTTGCTAATCATCAGCTCGATTTCTTCGGTGGAATTCTGCGTGCGTTGCGCCAGCGAGCGCACCTCGTCGGCGACCACGGCAAACCCGCGTCCGGCTTCACCGGCCCGGGCGGCTTCGATGGCGGCATTGAGTGCCAGCAGATTGGTCTGCCCGGCAATGCCGCGGATCACCTCCAGCACCTTGCTGATGTCCTGCGCCTGCGCTGCCAGCCCCTCGGCCTGCGCCGAAGCGTCGAGGACTTCGCTGACCAGGCCCTGGATTGCGCTGATGGTCTCGCTGACCTGCACATGCCCGTGCTTGCTGTCCTCGTTCGACGCCTGCGAGGCTTCGGCACTGGACACGGCATTGGCGGCCACTTCGTCCACGGCGCTGCTCATCTCGGTGACGGCGGTGGCAGCCATTTCGATCTGGTCGTTCTGCTGTTGCAGGCCACGGGTGCTTTCCTCCATCACCGAGCTCATTTCCTCGGCCGCGGATGCCAGTTGCCGTGCCGAATCGCTGATGCCGCGGATGGTCGAGCGCAGGTTGCCCTGCATGTCGGCCAGGGCTGAAAGCAGCAAGGCGGCTTCGTCCTTGCCAGCGCTGACGATCTGCCCGCTGAGGTCGCCGTCGGCAATCCGGCGCGCGGCGCTCAGGGCCTGATTGATCGGCGTGGTGATGCTGCGGGTCAAGGCCCAGGCCAGCAGCAAGGTGGCGAGCAGGGCCACGATGATGATTACGCCGACGATCCACAGCGCCCGTTCGTACATGGCCGCTGCGGCCTTGGCGGCTTCATCGGCGCCTTGCTGGTTGAAGCTGATCAACGCCTCCAGCGCTTGATCGACCTTGCCACCCTGAGGCGCCAGTTCATCGTTGAGGCGGGTGAAGGCCCGCTCATTCTGGCCGGCGGCAATGTGAGCGATGATCTGATCGAGGATCGACAGATATTTACCGACCTCGCTTGTCAGGGTGGCGAGCATGGCTCGTTCCTGATCGGTGGACAGCGTGGCCTGGTAGTCCTCCAGGCGCTTGAGCAGTTCCTGACGCTGGCCGTTGAGAATGCCCTTGCTGGTGTCGCGCACCGATTTTTCGTTGACGGTGATCACGCGCAACGACTCCAGGCGGATCCGCGCCATGTTGGCGGCGCTGTCGTGCATGCTTTCGATGTTGGGCATCCACACTTGCTCGATGACCGCCGCGCTCTCGCGCAGGCTCGCCATCTGACGCAGGTTGAGCAGTCCGACCAAGACAAGAAGGGTCGCCAGTACGGCGAAACTCAGACTCGCGCGCACACCGATGCGCAGGTTCCTTATAGGCATGAAATTGCTCCTTGGATGTAGGGATAGGGGGGAGTCCTCGTTGGCCGAAGATCTTGTTTTGGAGGGGTGAAGGCGGCGTATATATCAAAGTGCCATCATTTTGGTAAGACCACTCCGCGCCCCCTGCGCGGGTGGAAAGCAGCGCGGCGCGAAAGCAGAAAAACATCGCTCGAGCGGATCGCTGGTGCAGATTGGATCCGAAAGCCGCGAGATCCGAGGGCTGCAGGTGAAACGGTTCATCAGATCGTTATGGGCTTTTTTATTCGTTTGTTGACTAAACGGTCGACTTAAAAAAACCGAAAAAACATCTGTAACCGGATGAATCATCCACACAACGGCGGAAATTGCGCTTCTCCTGCAACGCGTTCACTGGCTAAGCTCAGGTCTTCCGAATTCCCGCAGAGGTCTCACCATGCCGCAGCAATGGCCCGCCGCCGATATCGCCCGAATGGTCCTCGATGGCTTTGATGATTATCGCGAGCATTTTCGCCAGATCACCGACGGCGCCCGGGCGCGTTTCGAGCAGGCGCAGTGGCAGGCGACCCAGGAGGCCTCGGCGGCACGGATCAACCTCTACGAAGAAAAAGTCGGCGAGACGGTCCGGCGGTTGCGCACGGCGTTCGACAGCGACACCCTGGACGTCAGTTGCTGGCCGCTGGTCAAGAGCGCCTACATCAGCCTGATCGACCTGCGCTTCGACGATGAGTTGTCCGAGACCTGGTACAACTCGATCTTCTGCGGGCTGTTCAGCCATGACCTGATCAGCGACGGCTGCATGTTCATCCACACCACCCGGCCGAGCCTGCGCCGGGCTCGCGCGGCGCAAACCCGCACCTACAGGCCCGAAGGCCACCTGTCAGAGATGCTTGCGAGCATTTTTGCCGACTACCGTTTCAGCGAGGATTACGCCGACCTGCCCGGCGACCTGTGCCGCCTCGAAGCGCAACTGCGCGAGAACCTGCCGGACTGGGTGTGCAAGGACCCGGACCTGAGTGTCGAGCTGTTTTCCTCGGTGCTGTACCGCAACAAGGGCGCGTACCTGGTGGGGCGCATCTTCACCGCCGATGAACAATGGCCGCTGGCGATCCCGCTGCTGCACCTGGAGGGGCGTGGCATCCAGATCGACGCGCTGATCACCGACGAAGCCGACGTGTCGATCATCTTCTCCTTCACCCGTTCGTATTTCATGGTGGATGTGCCGGTGCCCGCGGAGTTCATCGGCTTTTTGAAGCGCATCCTGCCGGGCAAGCACATCGCCGAGCTGTACACCTCGATCGGCTTCTACAAGCATGGTAAGTCGGAGTTCTACCGGGCGCTGATCAATCACCTGGCCAACACCGACGACCGCTTCATCATGGCTCCCGGCGTGCGCGGCATGGTGATGAGCGTGTTCACCCTGCCGGGTTTCAACACCGTGTTCAAAATCATCAAGGACCGTTTTTCGCCGTCGAAGAACGTCGACCGCGCCACGGTGATCGAGAAATACCGGCTGGTGAAAAGTGTCGACCGCGTCGGGCGCATGGCCGACACCCAGGAGTTCGCCGACTTCCGTTTCCCCTTGGACAAGTTCGAACCGGCGTGCCTGGAAGAGCTGCTGGACGTGGCGCCGTCGACGGTGTCGGTGGAAGGTGACACGGTGCTGATCCGCCACTGCTGGACCGAGCGGCGCATGACCCCGCTCAACCTGTACCTGGACAACGCCAACGAAGCGCAGGTGCGCGAGGCGCTGGAAGACTACGGCCTGGCCATCAAGCAACTGGCGGCGGCCAACATCTTTCCCGGTGACATGCTGCTGAAGAACTTCGGCGTTACCCGCCACGGCCGCGTGGTGTTTTATGACTACGACGAAATCTGCTTTCTGACCGAGGCCAACTTCCGCCACATCCCGGCGCCACGTACGCCCGAGGACGAGATGGCTTCGGAGCCGTGGTATTCGATCGGGCCGCTGGATGTGTTCCCCGAGGAATTCCCGCCGTTCCTGTTCGCCGATTCGGCGCAGCGCAAGTTGTTCGACCAGTTGCATGGCGAGTTGTACAACGCCGATTACTGGAAGGGCTTGCAGGAGGCGATTCGGGCGGGGAAGGTGATCGATGTGTTTCCGTATCGGCGCAGGGGGCTTGATGGTGAGTAGCCAGGGCTGACGCCATCGCGAGCAGGCTCGCTCCCACAGAGGATCGGCAGTGACCACAAAATTTGGGTACACCACCGCTCACTGTGGGAGCGAGCCTGTCGAAACGTCGCACCGTCGCGATCGACCGCGCAGCGGTCGCAAAATCTGCGACAATCGCTCCCTTGCGCCACTAGACGACTGAATTGCGTAGCTGATGACCAACGAATCGCCCTCCATCGACAAACTGCTGAAAAACCTCGATCACGCCATGCTCGCCGACCGTCACCGGCTGCGGCGGCAGTTGCTTGAGCTGCGCAAGAAGCCCGACGAGGCCAAGCTGGCCCAGTGGGTGACGCGCCTGCAGGCGTCCTGCGATCAGGTGCTGGCGCGCAAGGCCAGCCTGCCGGTGATTCGTTACGACGACAGCCTGCCGATTGCGGCCAAGCGCGACGAGATCAAGAAGGCCCTGGAAAAACACCAGGTGCTGATCATCGCCGGCGAAACCGGTTCGGGTAAAACCACCCAGTTGCCGAAGATCTGCCTGGAGATCGGCCGCGGCCAGCATGGCCTGATCGGCCACACCCAGCCACGTCGAATCGCCGCGCGCAGTGTCGCCAGTCGGGTCGCCGAGGAACTGGGCACGCCGTTGGGCGCGCTGGTCGGTTATCAGGTGCGTTTCGAGGACCAGAGCGACGCCAACACGCTGATCAAGCTGATGACCGACGGCATCCTGCTGGCGGAAACCCAAAACGATCGCTACCTGGAACGCTACGACACGATCATCGTCGACGAAGCCCACGAGCGCAGCCTCAACATCGACTTCCTGCTGGGCTATCTCAAGACTCTGCTGCCGCGTCGTCCGGACCTGAAAGTCATCATCACCTCGGCGACCATCGACCTGGAGCGCTTTTCCAAACACTTCGACGATGCGCCAATCGTCGAAGTCTCCGGCCGCACGTTCCCGGTGGAAACCTGGTATCGCCCGCTGACCCTGGAACAGGACGAAGAAGGCAACCGGGTCGAGGACGACCTGACCGTGGACCAGGCGATCCTCGCCACCCTCGACGAAATCGCCGCCTATGAGCGCAGCGAGCGCCGCGGCCCGGGCGACGTGCTGGTGTTCCTGCCCGGCGAACGGGAGATCCGCGACGCCGCCGACATGCTGCGCAAGGCCCAGCTCAAGCACACCGAAATCCTGCCGTTGTACGCACGGCTGTCGCCGGCCGAGCAGCAGCGGATTTTCCAGTCGCACCCAGGGCGTCGCGTGGTGCTGGCGACCAACGTCGCGGAAACTTCGCTGACGGTGCCGGGCATTCGCTACGTGATCGACAGCGGCACCGCGCGCATCAGCCGCTACAGCTACCGCGCCAAGGTCCAGCGCCTGCCCATCGAGGCGATTTCCCAAGCCAGCGCCAACCAGCGTAAAGGTCGTTGCGGACGGGTCGAGCCGGGTATCTGCGTGCGCCTGTACAGCGAAGAGGATTTCCTGGGGCGCCCGGAATTCACCGACCCGGAGATCCTGCGCACCAACCTGGCGGCGGTGATCCTGCAGATGCTGCATCTGCGCCTCGGCGAAATCACCGCGTTCCCGTTCATCGAGCCGCCGGATGGCAAGGCCATCAGCGACGGTTTCAACCTGCTGCAAGAGCTGTCTGCGGTGGACCGCAACAGCCAGCTGACGCCGCTCGGCCGCCAATTGGCGCGCCTGCCGGTGGACCCGCGCATGGGCCGCATGCTGCTGGAAGCGGCGAAGCTGGGCAGTTTGCAGGAAGTGTTGATCGTTGCCAGCGCCATGTCGATCCAGGACCCGCGCGAGCGTCCGCCCGAGCGCCAGCAAGCGGCGGACCAGGCCCACGCGCAATGGAAGGATGCCGACTCGGACTTCGCCGCGCTGGTCAATCTGTGGCGAGGTTTCGAAGAGCAGCGCCAGGCGTTGACGGCCAACCCGTTGCGCAACTGGTGCCGCAAGAATTTCCTCAACTACCTGCGTCTGCGCGAGTGGCGCGACTCCCATCGGCAGTTGAGCCTGATCTGCCGTGACCTGCAGTTGAGCCTCAACAAGGAGCCGGCGGACTACCCGAAACTGCACAAGGCGGTGCTGGTGGGCCTGCTCAGCCAGATCGGCCAGAAAACCGAAGAGGGCGATTACCTCGGTGCCCGTCAGCGGCGCTTCTGGATTCACCCGTCGTCGGGCATCGGCAAGAAGCGCCCGCAGTGGCTGATGACCGCCGAGCTGGTGGAGACCACCAAGCTCTACGCGCGCATGGTGGCCAAGATCGACGCCGACTGGATCGAGCCGCTGGCCGGGCACCTGATCAAGAAAAACCACTTCGAACCGCATTGGGAGAAGAAGCGCGGCCAGGTGGTGGCCTACGAGCAGATCACCCTGTTCGGGCTGATCGTGGTCGGTCGCCGGCCGGTGCATTTCGGCCCCGTGGACCCAGTGGTCTCGCGCGAACTGTTCATCCGCGAAGGCCTGGTGCGGGGCGAGATCCAGTCGAAGGCCAAGTGCCTCTCGGCCAATGCACGTCTGCTCGAACAACTCGACGAGCTGGAAGCCAAGGCGCGTCGGCGCGACATCCTCGCCGATGAGGAAACCCTCTACGCCTTCTACGAGGCGCGGCTGCCGGCGGAGATTCACCAGACGGCGACGTTCGACAGCTGGTACCGGGTCAACAGCCAGAAGAACCCGCAGTTGTTGATCATGCGCGAAGAAGACGTGCTGGCCCGCGAAGCCAGTGAAGTCACCGCCATGCAGTACCCGGACACCCTGCACATTGGCGACCTGGAACTGGCGCTCAGTTACCACTTCGAACCCAATCACCCGCGTGACGGCGTGACCCTGCGCGTGCCGGCGCCGCTGTTGCCGATGTTGCCACCGGAGCGCCTGGAGTGGCTGGTGCCGGGGGTGATCGAGGCCAAGTGCATTGCGTTGGTGCGTAATCTGCCCAAGGCCCTGCGCAAGAACTTCGTGCCGGTGCCGGACTTCGTCAAGGCGGCGTTGCAGCGTATGACCTTTGCCGAGGGTTCGTTGCCCCAGGCCTTGGGGCGTGAACTGTTGCGCATGACTGGGGCGCGGGTCAGCGATGAAGCCTGGGCGGAAGCGGCGCAGCAGGTCGAAAGCCATCTGCGCATGAACCTGGAAATCGTTGACGGCCAGGGCAAGTTCCTCGGTGAAGGGCGTGACCTGGCGGAACTGACGGCACGGTTTGCCGAGGCGAGTCAGGCCGCACTGGCAGTGCCGCAAACTGCGAAGAGCCAGCAGCCGGTGGAAGCGAAAGGCTTCGCGGCGGTAGCGGAAAAAACCCAGCAGAAGATTGCCGGGCTGTCGATGACGGTCTATCCGGCGTTGGTGGAAGAGGGCGGCACGGTCAAGGAAGGGCGGTTCTCGACGCCGGCCGAAGCCGAGTTCCAGCACCGCCGCGCCTTGCAGCGCCTGCTCATGCAGCAACTGGCCGAATCGGCGAAGTTCCTGCGCGGCAAGTTGCCGGGGCTGACCGAGCTGGGCCTGCTGTACCGCGACATGGGGCGCGTCGATGCACTGGTCGAAGACATCCTGCTGGCCAGCCTCGACAGTTGCATCCTCGACGGTGAAGACCCGTTGCCTCGCGACGGTGCCGGGCTGGCGGCGCTGGCCGAACGCAAGCGTGGCGCCTGGACCGAGCATGCCGAGCGCGTGGCCAGGCTGACCCTGGACATTCTCAAGCTCTGGCACGGGCTGCAAAAGCGCTTCAAGGGCAAGATCGACCTGGCCCAGGCGGTGGCCCTGAACGACATCAAGCAGCAGCTCAGCCAACTGGTGTACCCGGGGTTCGTGCGCGAAACGCCGATGCAGTGGCTCAAGGAGTTGCCGCGTTACCTCAAGGCCATCGAGCAGCGTTTCGAGAAGCTCGGCGCCCAGGTGCAGAAGGATCGGGTCTGGAGTGGCGAGTTGTCGGCCCTGTGGACTCAATACCAGACCCGCGCCGCCAAACACGCCCAGGAAGGCAAGCGCGACCCGCAGCTGGAGCTGTACCGCTGGTGGCTGGAGGAATACCGGGTGTCGCTGTTCGCCCAACAGCTGGGGACCAAGGTGCCGATTTCCGATAAGCGCCTGGCCAAGCAGTGGACCCAGGTCGAAGCCTGACCTCTGGTTGCATGAACCCCTGTGGGAGCGAGCCTGCTCGCGATGGACGTCAACGATGACTCGGGAAGCCTGACACCCCGCGGTGTTCTGGCGTTCATCGCGAGCAGGCTCGCTCCCACAGGTGCTGTGCTCGTTACCACAGGGAACGGGCCAAAATTCTGCATTTATGGCAAACTTCGCGACCATAAATGCCGGTTTCGCGGTCCAGAGCCTCTGCCTGGGCTGGATGTCGGAATAAAGCGATGCCAGGTTTGCGTCCCCGGGATGGGAATAGACCCTTTGTGTATTGGTACGTCGGTGCCAATGCTTTCTGCCTGAATCAATTTCGAGAAACGACCATGCATAACGTCGTCATCAGCGGCACCGGCCTCTATACCCCGGCCAACAGCATCTCCAACGAAGAACTGGTGCAGTCTTTCAATACCTACGTCGCGCAGTTCAACGCCGACAACGCCGACGCCATCGCCCGTGGCGAAGTCCAGGCCCTGACCGAATCCAGCGCCGCGTTCATCGAGAAGGCATCCGGCATCAAGAGCCGCTTCGTCATGGACAAGGAAGGCATCCTCGACCCGCAGCGCATGACGCCGCGCCTGCCGGAGCGCTCCAACGACGAGTGGTCGGTGCTCTGCCAGATGGCCATTGGTGCCGCCGAACAGGCCTTGCAGCGCGCCGGCAAGACCGCCGCCGACATCGACGGTGTGATCGTCGCCTGCTCCAACCTGCAACGCGCCTACCCGGCCATCGCCATCGAAGTCCAGGAAGCGTTGGGCATCGACGGTTTTGGTTATGACATGAACGTGGCGTGCTCCTCCGCCACTTTCGGCATCCAGGCCGCCGCCAACAGCATCCAGCTGGGCCAGGCCCGGGCGATCCTGATGGTCAACCCGGAAGTCTGCACCGGTCACCTGAACTTCCGCGACCGCGACAGCCACTTCATCTTCGGCGACGCCGCCACCGCGGTGATCATCGAGCGTGCCGACCAGGCCACGTCCAAGCACCAGTTCGACATCGTCAGCACCAAACTGCTGACCAAGTTCTCCAACAACATCCGCAACAACTTCGGTTTCCTCAACCGCGCAGCGGAAGAGGGCATCGGCACCCGCGACAAACTGTTCGTCCAGGAAGGTCGCAAGGTGTTCAAGGAAGTCTGCCCGATGGTCGCCGAGCTGATCGGCCAGCACCTGACCGAGAACCAGCTCAACGTCGCCGACGTCAAGCGCTTCTGGCTGCACCAGGCCAACCTCAGCATGAACCACCTGATCGTCAAAAAGCTGCTGGGCCGCGACGCGACCGAGCAGGAAGCCCCGGTGATCCTCGACACCTACGCCAACACCAGTTCGGCAGGTTCGGTGATCTCGTTCCACAAGAACCAGGACGACCTGGCCCCCGGCTCGCTGGCGGTGCTCAGTTCGTTCGGTGCCGGTTATTCGATTGGCAGTGTGATTCTGCGCAAGCTGTAACTACGAAGCTGACATACCCCCATCGCGAGCAGGCTCGCTCCCACAGGTGATCGCATTCCCACTGGAAACATGCGATCAACCTGTGGGAGCGAGCCTGCTCGCGATGGGGGCCAACGATGACGTGTGGCAAGGGTTGTACCCCAAACGCAAAAAACCTGGTGTTGCTGTATCGGACGGATGATGGGGACCGATACAGCAACACCAGGTTATAAGATGCGCCTCAGGCTTCCTTGCCCGAGTCGTGTAGCAGGATCAGAACTTCGCTTCAGCATCCAGTTGCAGGGTGTTGATTTTCGAGTCCCGCAGTGTGGCGTTGGTGTAGTCGGAGTCGGCCATCAAGTACGTCGCGCCGAGCGAGAAGTTCTTGTCCAGGTCGTAGCTCACTTTCAGCTTGCTGCCGCGCGAACCGGTGAAACCGTTGGCGAAGTCGGAGTCGGTGAAGGCGCCGACCACGGCGTTACGCTGTACGTCGCGATAGTTGTAGTCGATGCCGAAGCCGTAGACCTTGGTCTTCGCACCCACCAGCCAACCCATGTCCTGGTCGTTGCTGGCGTCATCGTTGTTAACCACTTGACCGTACAGCGACAGTGGCATTGGCAGGCCGCCGATGTCCAGCTGACCGAAACCTTCGTACAGTTTGAACTGCTCGCCGGCGCTGTTGCCGTTGATGGCCAGGCGGCAGCTGTTGGCGGTACAGGTCTTGTCGATGTCGTTGTCGTTGTCGTACGCGTAGATACTGCCGCCCAACGTCATTTTCAGGTTGTCAGTGATCGCGAAACGAGCACCCAGCTGGCCGGCGTACAGACGCAGGTCGTGACGGAACTGCTTGCCTTCGCCGTCGACGTTGTCCTTGAGGGTGTAGTGACCGGCGCTGCCGAACAGTTCGGTGCTGCCGCCCAGTGGGTATTTGTAGGAAGCCGACAGACCTTCAGGGCTGATGTCGCTATCCCAGATGATGTCGCCCATGCTCACCCATTGTTGTGGCATCTTGCCGCCAACGAGGTGCAGGTTCTTGATGGCGTCCGGGTGGTAGTCGACGTAACCCTGGTCCAGCCAGATGTCTTTCTTGGTGAAGTTGTTGTCCAGGCTCTGGTTGGTCGAGCGTGGATCGTTGTCGCTGCCGGTGGCGATACGGATACCGGTGTCGACTTGCGGGTTGATCTCGGTGTAGGCACCCAGGCGCACACGGATACGCTGACGGTCCTGGTCGCCGGTGTTGGAAACGCCGTCGTTCTTCACGGTTTCCTGACGGAAACGTACGTCACCCTTGAACTGGGTCTTGGCAGCCCACGCCAGTTTCTGGTCGAAGGAGCTCAGCTCGTTGGTTTTCTTCGCGGTCGCGGCGATCTGCTCGTTGGTCTCTTGCTGAGCCTGGCGAGCGATTTGCTGCTCTTTCTGATCCCGGGCCAGTTCGGCTTGCAGTTCGGTGTACTGCGCATTGGTAATCGAGCCGTTGGCTTTGAGCATGTCCAGCAGTTTGGCGTCGACTGCGGCGCTGGCCGGAACACTCATGGCCAGCAGCAGGCCGCCACACAGGGCCGCCGCAGTTTTCGTGGAAGCAAGACGCATATCATTCTCCGAAGGATGAGAGAGGATGACGGGGTCATCCAGGGCACAACCGACCGTTGAAGGGCGGAAAACAGTGTCCGGGTTAGAACCCGGCGCTCTAAAAACAGGCGCCAGTATCGCGATGGTTTATGACAAAGCAGTGGCAATGTGATGGCGTCTAGATGACGATTTGAACGTTTGCTGAACTTTTTCGCAGGCGTCCTGTCGGCCGATGGCAGGGTGTGCAACGGCCGCTGATAAGCGATACTGGCGAGGCTCTAGACCGCGAAGTGGAGAGGATTCGATGGCGTTGCAACGTGTGCAGAAACTGTCTGAAATTGCCCCGCACACCTGGGATGAACGGGTGCCGCAGAGCCAGCCGTTCCTGCGTCATGCCTTTCTCAGCGCGCTGGAAGACAGTGGCAGTGTCGGCCCTCATTCCGGATGGCAGCCCGAGCACCTGTTGCACATGGACGGTGACCGGCTGATCGCCGCCTTGCCCAGTTATCGCAAGTGGCATTCCTACGGCGAGTACGTGTTCGATCACGCCTGGGCGGACGCTTGCGAGCGGGCCGGTATCGACTACTACCCGAAGCTGTTGACCGCCGTGCCGTTCAGCCCGGTCGGTGGCCCGCGCCTGTTGGCGGCCACGGTCGAGGACGGTTTTGAGTTGCTCAAGAGCCTGCCCGGTTACCTGGAAATCGAAGGGCTCAGCAGCGCGCACATCAACTTCACCGACCCGTTCACCGACGCCGCCCTGGCCGAACAGCCCGGCTGGCTGCAACGCATCGGCTGTCAGTACCACTGGCAGAATCGCGGTTATGGCGATTTTCAGGACTTTCTCGACACTTTGAGTTCGCGCAAGCGCAAGCAGATGCGCAAGGAGCGCGAGCAGGTGGCGGGGCAGGGTTTCGACTTCGAATGGCTCGAAGGTCGGGAGCTGGACCAGGCGCAGTGGGATTTCGTCTATGCCTGCTACGCCAACACCTACGCGGTGCGTCGGCAACGGCCTTATCTGACCCGGGAATTTTTCAGCCTGTTGGCCGAACGCATGCCAGAGGCCATTCGCGTGGTGCTGGCTAAACAAGGCTCACGGCCGGTGGCGATGGCCTTCAGCCTGGTCGGAGGCGGCAGCTTTTACGGACGCTACTGGGGCTGCCTGGCGGAGTTCGACCGCCTGCATTTCGAGACCTGTTTCTACCAGGGCATGGACTACGCGATCGCCAACGGCTTCCAGCGTTTCGATGCCGGTGCCCAGGGCGAACACAAGCTGATCCGCGGCTTTGAACCGGTGATCACCCATTCCTGGCATTACCTGCGCCATCCGGGGCTGAAGGCCGCGGTCAAGGACTTCCTGAGCCAGGAACGCGTGGGCGTGCTGGCCTACGCCGAGGAGGCGAGGGCGGCCTTGCCTTATCGACAAGGCTGACTCTCGCCTTTTAGTCAGCTGTCTTCCTGGCCCAGCCACCTGTAAATCACGCCGCCGATGACCGCACCGAGCAACGGCGCGACCCAGAACATCCACAATTGCGCGACGGCCCAGCCACCGACGAACAACGCCGGGCCGGTGCTGCGGGCCGGGTTGACCGAGGTGTTGGTGACGGGAATCGAGATCAGGTGGATCAGCGTCAGCGCCAGCCCGATGGCGATCGGTGCCAGCCCCGCCGGTGCGCGCTTGTCGGTGGCGCCGAGGATGATCAGCACGAACATCGCCGTCATCACCAGCTCGCAGACAAAGCCTGCGGCCATCGAATACTTACCGGGGG
This DNA window, taken from Pseudomonas sp. MYb118, encodes the following:
- a CDS encoding beta-ketoacyl-ACP synthase III, with protein sequence MHNVVISGTGLYTPANSISNEELVQSFNTYVAQFNADNADAIARGEVQALTESSAAFIEKASGIKSRFVMDKEGILDPQRMTPRLPERSNDEWSVLCQMAIGAAEQALQRAGKTAADIDGVIVACSNLQRAYPAIAIEVQEALGIDGFGYDMNVACSSATFGIQAAANSIQLGQARAILMVNPEVCTGHLNFRDRDSHFIFGDAATAVIIERADQATSKHQFDIVSTKLLTKFSNNIRNNFGFLNRAAEEGIGTRDKLFVQEGRKVFKEVCPMVAELIGQHLTENQLNVADVKRFWLHQANLSMNHLIVKKLLGRDATEQEAPVILDTYANTSSAGSVISFHKNQDDLAPGSLAVLSSFGAGYSIGSVILRKL
- a CDS encoding putative porin, which gives rise to MRLASTKTAAALCGGLLLAMSVPASAAVDAKLLDMLKANGSITNAQYTELQAELARDQKEQQIARQAQQETNEQIAATAKKTNELSSFDQKLAWAAKTQFKGDVRFRQETVKNDGVSNTGDQDRQRIRVRLGAYTEINPQVDTGIRIATGSDNDPRSTNQSLDNNFTKKDIWLDQGYVDYHPDAIKNLHLVGGKMPQQWVSMGDIIWDSDISPEGLSASYKYPLGGSTELFGSAGHYTLKDNVDGEGKQFRHDLRLYAGQLGARFAITDNLKMTLGGSIYAYDNDNDIDKTCTANSCRLAINGNSAGEQFKLYEGFGQLDIGGLPMPLSLYGQVVNNDDASNDQDMGWLVGAKTKVYGFGIDYNYRDVQRNAVVGAFTDSDFANGFTGSRGSKLKVSYDLDKNFSLGATYLMADSDYTNATLRDSKINTLQLDAEAKF
- the hrpA gene encoding ATP-dependent RNA helicase HrpA is translated as MTNESPSIDKLLKNLDHAMLADRHRLRRQLLELRKKPDEAKLAQWVTRLQASCDQVLARKASLPVIRYDDSLPIAAKRDEIKKALEKHQVLIIAGETGSGKTTQLPKICLEIGRGQHGLIGHTQPRRIAARSVASRVAEELGTPLGALVGYQVRFEDQSDANTLIKLMTDGILLAETQNDRYLERYDTIIVDEAHERSLNIDFLLGYLKTLLPRRPDLKVIITSATIDLERFSKHFDDAPIVEVSGRTFPVETWYRPLTLEQDEEGNRVEDDLTVDQAILATLDEIAAYERSERRGPGDVLVFLPGEREIRDAADMLRKAQLKHTEILPLYARLSPAEQQRIFQSHPGRRVVLATNVAETSLTVPGIRYVIDSGTARISRYSYRAKVQRLPIEAISQASANQRKGRCGRVEPGICVRLYSEEDFLGRPEFTDPEILRTNLAAVILQMLHLRLGEITAFPFIEPPDGKAISDGFNLLQELSAVDRNSQLTPLGRQLARLPVDPRMGRMLLEAAKLGSLQEVLIVASAMSIQDPRERPPERQQAADQAHAQWKDADSDFAALVNLWRGFEEQRQALTANPLRNWCRKNFLNYLRLREWRDSHRQLSLICRDLQLSLNKEPADYPKLHKAVLVGLLSQIGQKTEEGDYLGARQRRFWIHPSSGIGKKRPQWLMTAELVETTKLYARMVAKIDADWIEPLAGHLIKKNHFEPHWEKKRGQVVAYEQITLFGLIVVGRRPVHFGPVDPVVSRELFIREGLVRGEIQSKAKCLSANARLLEQLDELEAKARRRDILADEETLYAFYEARLPAEIHQTATFDSWYRVNSQKNPQLLIMREEDVLAREASEVTAMQYPDTLHIGDLELALSYHFEPNHPRDGVTLRVPAPLLPMLPPERLEWLVPGVIEAKCIALVRNLPKALRKNFVPVPDFVKAALQRMTFAEGSLPQALGRELLRMTGARVSDEAWAEAAQQVESHLRMNLEIVDGQGKFLGEGRDLAELTARFAEASQAALAVPQTAKSQQPVEAKGFAAVAEKTQQKIAGLSMTVYPALVEEGGTVKEGRFSTPAEAEFQHRRALQRLLMQQLAESAKFLRGKLPGLTELGLLYRDMGRVDALVEDILLASLDSCILDGEDPLPRDGAGLAALAERKRGAWTEHAERVARLTLDILKLWHGLQKRFKGKIDLAQAVALNDIKQQLSQLVYPGFVRETPMQWLKELPRYLKAIEQRFEKLGAQVQKDRVWSGELSALWTQYQTRAAKHAQEGKRDPQLELYRWWLEEYRVSLFAQQLGTKVPISDKRLAKQWTQVEA
- a CDS encoding GNAT family N-acetyltransferase; the encoded protein is MALQRVQKLSEIAPHTWDERVPQSQPFLRHAFLSALEDSGSVGPHSGWQPEHLLHMDGDRLIAALPSYRKWHSYGEYVFDHAWADACERAGIDYYPKLLTAVPFSPVGGPRLLAATVEDGFELLKSLPGYLEIEGLSSAHINFTDPFTDAALAEQPGWLQRIGCQYHWQNRGYGDFQDFLDTLSSRKRKQMRKEREQVAGQGFDFEWLEGRELDQAQWDFVYACYANTYAVRRQRPYLTREFFSLLAERMPEAIRVVLAKQGSRPVAMAFSLVGGGSFYGRYWGCLAEFDRLHFETCFYQGMDYAIANGFQRFDAGAQGEHKLIRGFEPVITHSWHYLRHPGLKAAVKDFLSQERVGVLAYAEEARAALPYRQG